A stretch of [Clostridium] innocuum DNA encodes these proteins:
- a CDS encoding ATP-dependent helicase, which produces MDMNELLKEYNVELDEKKQELCCELQHPLLINGTTGSGKTFLLLARNAYLMKVEEVEPSAILNIVHDPAIAKRMAKDYRYLYCDDERMPSFVDMHSFAYRIIRFHDKMIQRESCKAYRDMEKVVRRLIKDMFAMELTGVQLRRLMRQISTCRTMMMSEREIASISFEGIDFPAFLKAYDKFKNERNIYDQDDILCECARILMSTPAVLQTFSSRYQYVHIDDAQELSFVAHVIIKLLFSSDCQMMMLADRDQCLDFDKAAYPQALDSFSEAYVQARIEQLEGNWRNNQTINALANEFYYKNETAMSCSSEETCEVKFKGFAQLERMYEYAMRMVVEDESDIAFLYRDGAMAMPLVELFMQHQVPFHLHGSVKKFLQEPVVKDLCNIIELLIDPKDMRAFYEVYEKLGFDISKKVLLEVAQRLRDDEHVDVYQAMMESSYRAAGKKKLAASMENIRTASTLETHTMITFILDKLGYRARLLKANILMNDSNLLALRVIAARYSDPAQFLNRLREMGEFLCEPISRIQIRSVASARGMEFSRVALLDCLGSTFPKAGLQEEELQLERRLFFTGITRAKHQLEFFTSKRCDVIRLEISPFIYELHAPKEEEAKVAGERPVAQPKKLREGGLRRGMRITHATLGEGRIMKISEGMMQVQFQTESKTLNIHHCIMNELIDLV; this is translated from the coding sequence ATGGATATGAATGAATTACTGAAGGAATATAACGTAGAACTGGATGAAAAAAAGCAGGAGCTGTGTTGTGAGCTGCAGCATCCTCTTCTGATTAATGGAACAACAGGGAGTGGTAAAACATTCCTTTTATTAGCCCGTAATGCGTATCTAATGAAGGTTGAAGAGGTGGAACCGTCAGCTATTTTGAATATTGTGCATGATCCTGCCATTGCAAAGAGAATGGCGAAGGATTACCGCTATCTATACTGTGATGATGAACGGATGCCTTCCTTTGTGGATATGCACAGCTTTGCTTATCGGATTATCCGCTTCCATGATAAAATGATACAGCGGGAATCCTGTAAGGCGTATCGTGATATGGAGAAGGTGGTTCGCCGTCTGATCAAGGATATGTTTGCAATGGAGCTTACCGGTGTACAGCTGCGCCGTTTGATGCGGCAGATCAGCACCTGCCGTACTATGATGATGAGTGAGCGTGAAATTGCTTCTATCAGCTTTGAGGGAATTGATTTTCCGGCTTTTCTAAAGGCTTATGATAAATTTAAGAATGAGCGCAATATTTATGATCAGGATGATATTCTGTGTGAATGCGCCCGTATTTTAATGAGTACACCGGCCGTTTTGCAGACCTTTTCCTCCCGGTATCAGTATGTGCATATCGATGATGCACAGGAGCTCTCCTTTGTTGCCCATGTCATCATCAAGCTGCTGTTTTCATCGGATTGTCAGATGATGATGCTGGCAGATCGTGATCAGTGTCTGGATTTTGATAAGGCGGCGTATCCGCAGGCACTGGACAGCTTTTCGGAAGCATATGTGCAGGCGCGCATTGAACAGCTGGAGGGAAACTGGCGCAATAATCAGACCATCAACGCTCTGGCAAATGAGTTTTATTATAAGAATGAGACAGCTATGAGCTGCAGCAGTGAGGAAACCTGCGAGGTGAAATTCAAGGGCTTTGCACAGCTGGAGCGGATGTATGAGTATGCGATGCGCATGGTGGTAGAGGATGAAAGTGATATTGCCTTCCTGTATCGTGACGGCGCAATGGCGATGCCTCTTGTGGAGCTGTTCATGCAGCATCAGGTGCCGTTTCACCTGCATGGAAGCGTAAAAAAGTTTTTGCAGGAGCCGGTTGTCAAGGATCTATGTAATATCATTGAGCTTCTGATCGATCCAAAGGATATGCGTGCCTTTTATGAGGTATATGAGAAGCTTGGCTTTGATATTTCAAAAAAGGTGTTGCTGGAGGTTGCGCAGCGTCTGCGGGATGATGAGCATGTGGATGTCTACCAGGCGATGATGGAAAGCAGCTATCGAGCTGCCGGAAAGAAAAAGCTGGCGGCTTCCATGGAGAATATCCGAACTGCCTCCACATTGGAAACACACACGATGATTACCTTTATTCTGGACAAGCTGGGGTATCGGGCACGTCTGCTGAAGGCGAATATCCTGATGAATGATTCCAATCTGCTGGCCCTGCGCGTGATTGCTGCTCGCTACAGTGATCCGGCACAGTTCCTGAATCGTCTGCGGGAAATGGGGGAATTCCTGTGTGAGCCAATCAGCCGTATCCAGATTCGCAGTGTAGCTTCTGCCAGAGGTATGGAATTCAGTCGTGTGGCACTGCTGGATTGTCTGGGATCGACTTTTCCAAAAGCCGGTCTGCAGGAGGAAGAGCTTCAACTGGAACGCCGTTTGTTTTTTACTGGGATCACCAGAGCCAAGCATCAGCTGGAGTTTTTTACAAGCAAGCGCTGTGATGTAATACGTCTGGAAATATCTCCATTCATATATGAGCTGCATGCGCCAAAGGAAGAAGAAGCAAAGGTGGCAGGGGAGCGACCTGTAGCACAGCCGAAAAAGCTGCGAGAGGGTGGCTTGCGTCGCGGTATGCGGATTACACATGCCACGCTTGGAGAAGGCCGCATTATGAAAATCAGCGAAGGCATGATGCAGGTACAATTTCAAACAGAAAGCAAAACACTGAATATTCACCACTGTATCATGAATGAGCTGATTGATCTGGTATAG
- a CDS encoding kinase to dihydroxyacetone kinase, producing MLEYRYDTQLLIEGNDLCEDSIHDYFMENFQGNCLLAVGDAELIKIHFHTNTPWDVLKYCATLGEIYDIVIEDMDRQSRGLKG from the coding sequence ATGCTGGAATACCGTTATGACACACAGCTGCTGATTGAAGGAAATGATTTATGTGAGGATTCCATACACGATTATTTTATGGAGAATTTTCAAGGAAATTGCCTGCTTGCTGTTGGAGATGCTGAGCTCATCAAAATCCATTTTCATACGAATACACCTTGGGATGTGCTAAAATATTGCGCTACCCTTGGGGAAATCTATGATATTGTAATTGAGGACATGGATCGTCAGTCCAGAGGCTTGAAGGGCTAA